The DNA sequence ACACCGATAAAGATGAACTTCTCAATTTTGCTCATCTCATCACGCTCGTCTGTGTTGTCAATGTAATAGTTCATTACAGGGAAAATGCCTTCAAAACCACTGCTTTTATCATCTAAATTTGCCAGTTTTTCTTCCGAAAATTTGTACAAAGGAAAGCCTTCAAAACTGAATGAGCTTTTATAAAAATCTACCTGTTTGCATAGCTCTTTTGAGATCTTATTGCTGTCACCATCGTAAAGGTATCGACCGCTTTTTAACTCCTTGACATCAAAATAACCTTTTATATACTCTAAATCATATCTCGGCGCATAGCTACCGTTTTCCAGGGCCAAATTAAATCTTTGCAGTTTATCCATCAAATCTTTATGGTTATGGGCAAAATACTCTAAATTTTTTTCATATGTTTGGATCGCTTTTGTCTCTATAGATTCCATTATAACCTCTTTCATTTATATGCTGATTTTACCATTTGTTTTTTATTACAATCTTGAGTCCAAAGCATTTCGGTAAAAATCTATAATTTTAAGCATATGTGAGACGAGAAAATCGTCTATTTTTTCAATATGCTCTTTTTCATTTTCTAATCCAGCCGTGTTAAAAAAATCAAAGATGTAAGTTAGAATATATTGGTTGTATGTGTCTAAAACACGGGCAAGTTCATAATTGCTTATATTTTCTCTGCTGCTTATGGAAAGGCAAAGTTTTTCAAGCCCCTCTAAGTACTCTTTTGCATCTGATCTCTCATTTTTACTATGGTTCATAATGATATTTTGCATTTCTCTTGCATGAGAGAGTTTGTTGTACAAATTTTTTATCTCATTCTCATCCAGTTTTGAAGAGAAGTTTTTAAGGCATAAGTTGTATATATGGGCTCTCATATCTTGAGTTGATTTAAGTGTTATATCGCTTGGTTTTTTGCTTAGCGTACCTATAAATTTTGCTCCATCGCTTAAGTTAAAGACGGATTGAGACTCTTTTTTTAAGATCTTTGTAGCTTGGTTTATGGCGTCGATTGAGATTTTAAAATTTGGTGTTGTCTGTACTTTGTCGGTAAAGTTTCCATCTACATAAAAAAGAGTGTCTTTGAACGACATCTTATCTTTTTGAGCCGAACTCTCAGGCATTTTAAGGGTTTGTACATACTCGTGTCCATCAGCGTGTGTTTTTCCGGTTTTGCTGTCTATTGCCAAATCCAATCCGAGAAGATAGAGGTTTTTAACATTGAGTCTTAGCAGTAGTTGATATGTTAGGGAACCTACGCAGGGTGCCGATGGTTTTAAAGATAGTTTTTTATACTGCGTGCCTGTCTCAAAAAAGAAAAGTCTCTCTTTGTCAAACATAGAAACGACTTCTTTTGGGGTTCTTGCGGTGAACATACATATGGAATCTTTGATAAACTCTAGAGAATTTAGCCTGTCAAAATGGGCTTTTGCCGCGTCAAAAGCATCCAGGTGGGTGATAATGTCCGGTTTTATATCTTCCTTTTCCAAAATGGAGAGGGTTGCAGATAGGGCAACGACCACAAAGTGGTCACGGTTTTGTTTGAGCCACTCCATGTTTTTTTGCAGCGACGGTCCGGCAGCCAGTAGTAGAAAAGGCTTTTCATCAGTTAGTTTATCCGATAGACTTAGCGAAATGTTTAAAAAGCGATAATCATCGAAAATATACTCAAGCGGTGTTAGATACTGCCTTAAAAGATGATGGTAGAAAAATAGCAGATGAGCCTGCGATGTTACCGCTACGTGAAACTGCTCTATCTTCTCTTCGCTATGGCTTAATATATGAAAATATTTTATGTAGTGATTGTAGTAATGTTTTGTTTTTAAAAAGTTTGTAGAAGTTGTAAAAAATTGGTTGTCATCTTCAAATACACAAAAGAAGAGTATTGCATCCAGTGCTATCTCCTTGTAGTTAGTAACGAAAAGAGAGAGTCTAAAAAGCTCCAGATCATCCTCTATGATAAGATACATATCGGACTTGATCTTTTTATGAATTGAAGTTATATGCAAGCCGAGGCCCGTACCAAAAAATATGAACTTATTTATCTTTTTTAGCTCTTTTTGTTTTGGTGATTTGCTGTTCGTGTAGTAGATAATAGGCGCAAAACCGCTCATATGGTGTACAAATGGTTTCTCCTTTTCATATCGCTTTAAATCATCCAGTGAAATAGCGTGCTTATGAAATCCCTCAAAGAGATTTTCTTCTAGAGTATAATCTATACTCTCTTGAGCAAGTGATGCGTGAACTTTGCTGTCTTTGGAGTAGAGATAGCTGTTCGTCTTTTTTTCAAAAACATCAAAATAGCCGTTTTCATATACAAGTTCATATCTCTCTTGATAATAGGAGTGGCTTACAGCGTTGTCAAGGGCAAGCAGTTTTGAAAAAAGCTGCGGATGATTCTGCTCTATATACGAGATATTTTCATTAAAGGTTTTTGTTATTATGCTGTTTATATCTTCCAAATAACATCCTGTTTTGTATATTTCACTTTAGAGGTTCTCCGAACTCATAATCCATTTGTGCTTTTTTGCCCAAGACATCTTTCAAATATTTCGGGTGCATTCCATAACCCGGTCTTACACTTCGTATGTTTTCTTCACTAAAGAGTTCACCTTTTTTGATATCT is a window from the Sulfurimonas crateris genome containing:
- a CDS encoding 6-hydroxymethylpterin diphosphokinase MptE-like protein; amino-acid sequence: MEDINSIITKTFNENISYIEQNHPQLFSKLLALDNAVSHSYYQERYELVYENGYFDVFEKKTNSYLYSKDSKVHASLAQESIDYTLEENLFEGFHKHAISLDDLKRYEKEKPFVHHMSGFAPIIYYTNSKSPKQKELKKINKFIFFGTGLGLHITSIHKKIKSDMYLIIEDDLELFRLSLFVTNYKEIALDAILFFCVFEDDNQFFTTSTNFLKTKHYYNHYIKYFHILSHSEEKIEQFHVAVTSQAHLLFFYHHLLRQYLTPLEYIFDDYRFLNISLSLSDKLTDEKPFLLLAAGPSLQKNMEWLKQNRDHFVVVALSATLSILEKEDIKPDIITHLDAFDAAKAHFDRLNSLEFIKDSICMFTARTPKEVVSMFDKERLFFFETGTQYKKLSLKPSAPCVGSLTYQLLLRLNVKNLYLLGLDLAIDSKTGKTHADGHEYVQTLKMPESSAQKDKMSFKDTLFYVDGNFTDKVQTTPNFKISIDAINQATKILKKESQSVFNLSDGAKFIGTLSKKPSDITLKSTQDMRAHIYNLCLKNFSSKLDENEIKNLYNKLSHAREMQNIIMNHSKNERSDAKEYLEGLEKLCLSISSRENISNYELARVLDTYNQYILTYIFDFFNTAGLENEKEHIEKIDDFLVSHMLKIIDFYRNALDSRL